The following coding sequences lie in one Maribacter forsetii DSM 18668 genomic window:
- a CDS encoding amidohydrolase family protein: MIIDSHQHFWKYDPIRDSWIDSSMKIIQRDFLPGDLKPILTSNNVDGCIAIQADQSENETKFLLQLAAENDFIKGVVGWVDLCSTNVQQRLEHYTKDNLFKGVRHILQAEKEDFIISEAFLDGIKKLVPLNLTYDILIFPHQLKNSTMLVSKFPDQKFIIDHLAKPPIKSGEIDSWKAGIKTLASFTNVYCKLSGLATEANWSTWKTEELTPYIDVIFEAFGAERILFGSDWPVCLLAGSYAKNKDVVTTYIKQLSKNEQNQVMGLNAINFYRLNTH; the protein is encoded by the coding sequence ATGATCATTGACAGCCATCAACATTTTTGGAAGTATGACCCAATTAGAGATAGTTGGATTGATAGCTCTATGAAAATCATTCAGCGTGATTTTTTACCTGGCGACCTTAAACCTATACTTACAAGTAATAATGTTGATGGTTGCATTGCCATACAAGCTGATCAATCTGAAAACGAAACGAAATTCTTACTTCAACTGGCTGCTGAAAACGATTTCATAAAAGGAGTGGTAGGATGGGTAGACCTGTGTAGTACCAATGTACAACAGCGTCTTGAACATTACACAAAAGACAATTTATTTAAAGGAGTTCGACATATTTTACAGGCTGAAAAAGAAGATTTTATTATCTCTGAAGCTTTCTTAGACGGCATTAAAAAATTAGTCCCACTAAATCTAACCTACGATATTTTAATTTTTCCTCATCAGTTAAAAAATAGCACAATGCTAGTGTCTAAATTTCCTGATCAAAAATTTATAATAGACCATTTGGCAAAACCACCAATTAAATCAGGCGAAATAGATAGTTGGAAAGCTGGCATTAAAACACTTGCTAGCTTCACAAATGTGTATTGCAAACTGTCTGGGTTAGCAACAGAGGCTAATTGGAGCACTTGGAAAACAGAAGAACTTACGCCTTATATAGATGTTATTTTCGAAGCTTTTGGTGCCGAACGTATTCTATTCGGATCAGATTGGCCGGTATGCTTATTGGCCGGTAGCTATGCCAAAAACAAAGACGTTGTTACAACATATATTAAGCAATTGTCAAAAAACGAACAGAATCAAGTAATGGGTTTAAATGCCATTAACTTTTACAGATTAAACACTCATTAA
- a CDS encoding L-fucose dehydrogenase: MDLKLKDKIIIVSGGSSGIGRGISLSLAKEGAIPYILGRNKANIVSVISEIEKAGGQAGYAFAELTDPEKCKDAVDSCIERFGRIDGLVNNAGVNDSVGLEDGNHEDFMRSISRNLTHYYMMAHYALPQLKKNKGAIVNIGSKTSVTGQGGTSGYAAANGGRNALTREWAVELLPYSIRVNAVIVAECYTPLYDRWIKSFPNPEERLDKITKNIPLENRMTTAEEIADTVAFLLSEKSSHTTGQLIFVDGGYSHLDRAL, translated from the coding sequence ATGGATTTAAAACTGAAAGACAAAATTATAATAGTTTCTGGTGGCTCATCGGGAATTGGTAGAGGTATAAGCTTAAGTCTTGCTAAGGAAGGTGCCATACCTTATATTTTAGGTAGAAATAAAGCGAACATCGTATCTGTAATTTCTGAAATCGAAAAAGCAGGTGGTCAAGCAGGTTATGCTTTCGCAGAACTTACCGACCCCGAAAAATGTAAAGATGCCGTTGATAGCTGTATAGAAAGATTTGGTAGAATTGACGGTTTGGTAAATAACGCGGGAGTTAATGATTCTGTAGGTTTAGAAGATGGCAACCATGAAGATTTCATGAGGTCTATATCAAGAAACCTTACACATTATTACATGATGGCTCATTATGCGCTACCTCAACTAAAAAAGAATAAAGGAGCCATTGTAAATATAGGCTCAAAAACTTCGGTTACCGGGCAAGGTGGAACTTCTGGCTACGCTGCTGCCAATGGCGGTAGAAATGCACTTACCAGAGAATGGGCTGTTGAACTACTACCCTACTCCATTCGTGTAAATGCGGTCATAGTTGCCGAATGCTACACGCCATTATATGACCGTTGGATCAAATCTTTTCCAAATCCCGAAGAACGACTTGATAAAATCACCAAAAATATTCCTTTGGAAAATAGAATGACCACAGCTGAGGAAATTGCAGATACAGTCGCATTCCTATTATCTGAAAAGTCTAGCCACACCACAGGGCAACTCATTTTTGTCGATGGCGGCTATAGTCATTTAGATCGCGCATTATAG
- the fucP gene encoding L-fucose:H+ symporter permease produces the protein MSKSDKTPIVATKTLLPFILITSLFALWGFANAVTDPMVQAFKKVLELSNSQAAWVQMAFYGGYFCMALPAALFVRKYSYKVGVLIGLALYAVGALLFYPAAITEQFWFFCLGLYILTFGLAFLETTANPYILAMGDTKTATQRLNLAQAFNPIGLLLGLLVAQQFVLKNLQSDDIENYSALSEAKKSLIRTSDLMVIRDPYVILGLVILAILVLIAVSKMPQSKGDGSIPSLSHTFASLKKNKKYVFGVVSQIFYVGAQIMCWTYIYQYAEAISMDSETAANYQIVAFILFLVGRVIGTYLLRFISSGKLLLAYAIAAIIASLGTMFLVGIVGLYCLVGLSLCMSVMFPTIYGIALENLEEEESKIGAAGLVMAIVGGALMPGLQGKIIDIGGFGVDDTQIMGLSEVNFSFILPLICFVVIAIYGQMTNKHYQS, from the coding sequence ATGTCAAAGTCAGATAAAACTCCTATCGTAGCTACAAAAACTTTGCTGCCATTTATTCTTATAACTTCTCTATTTGCGCTGTGGGGTTTTGCAAATGCTGTTACAGACCCAATGGTACAAGCATTTAAAAAGGTATTAGAACTTTCTAACTCTCAAGCGGCCTGGGTACAGATGGCTTTTTATGGTGGTTACTTTTGCATGGCTTTGCCTGCAGCTCTTTTCGTTAGAAAATATTCTTATAAAGTAGGCGTACTCATAGGTTTAGCACTCTATGCTGTGGGGGCTTTATTATTCTATCCGGCAGCTATCACAGAGCAATTTTGGTTCTTTTGTTTAGGACTTTATATCTTAACTTTCGGACTCGCTTTTTTAGAAACTACTGCCAACCCATATATTTTGGCAATGGGAGATACCAAAACTGCCACCCAACGATTGAATCTGGCACAAGCCTTTAACCCTATTGGTCTATTATTAGGACTATTAGTTGCGCAGCAATTCGTACTTAAAAATTTACAATCTGATGATATTGAAAACTATAGTGCTTTATCCGAAGCTAAAAAATCACTCATTAGAACTTCAGATTTAATGGTCATCAGAGACCCCTATGTTATTCTTGGTCTGGTCATTTTAGCGATATTGGTACTGATTGCCGTTAGCAAAATGCCACAGTCTAAAGGAGATGGTTCAATTCCCAGCTTAAGTCACACTTTTGCTTCCTTGAAAAAAAACAAAAAATATGTCTTTGGCGTAGTATCACAAATATTCTATGTGGGAGCACAGATCATGTGCTGGACCTACATTTATCAATACGCAGAAGCTATTAGTATGGACAGTGAAACTGCTGCCAATTATCAGATTGTTGCCTTCATTTTATTTCTAGTAGGCAGGGTTATTGGAACGTACCTGCTAAGATTTATATCCTCAGGAAAACTACTTTTAGCCTATGCTATTGCAGCCATTATTGCATCTCTAGGAACTATGTTTCTTGTTGGCATTGTAGGTCTTTATTGTCTTGTAGGTCTTTCTTTGTGCATGTCTGTTATGTTCCCAACTATTTATGGGATCGCACTAGAAAACCTAGAAGAAGAGGAATCTAAAATTGGTGCCGCTGGTCTTGTTATGGCTATTGTTGGTGGCGCCTTAATGCCCGGTCTGCAAGGGAAAATTATCGATATTGGCGGATTTGGCGTTGACGACACCCAAATCATGGGATTATCAGAAGTTAATTTTTCATTCATTCTACCATTAATTTGCTTTGTTGTTATTGCTATTTATGGGCAAATGACCAATAAACATTACCAGAGCTAA
- a CDS encoding L-rhamnose mutarotase, giving the protein MENQKHCFALDLKNDPTLIKEYVEYHKNVWPEITESIKNSHIENLDIYLVENRLFMVMETSPLFSFDKKQKADQNNDKVQEWETLMWKYQQAIPNSKSGEKWRLMNKIFEL; this is encoded by the coding sequence ATGGAAAATCAAAAACATTGTTTTGCCCTAGATTTAAAAAATGACCCTACCCTAATCAAAGAGTATGTGGAGTATCATAAAAATGTCTGGCCAGAAATTACAGAAAGCATAAAAAATTCTCACATAGAAAATTTAGATATTTATCTGGTAGAAAACAGGCTCTTTATGGTTATGGAGACTTCTCCACTGTTTTCTTTTGATAAGAAACAAAAAGCCGACCAAAATAATGACAAAGTACAAGAATGGGAAACTTTAATGTGGAAATACCAACAAGCTATACCCAACTCAAAATCAGGAGAAAAATGGCGATTAATGAACAAAATATTTGAATTATGA
- a CDS encoding alpha-hydroxy acid oxidase, with the protein MSKAKLAINNKYPSVTDLRNKAKKKIPKFAFEYLDGGCNEDVNLIKNTSEIREVELTPSYLSKHTGSNMKTELFGHTYDAPFGIAPVGLQGLMWPNAPEILAKAAFEHNVPFVLSTVSTSSIERISEITEGQAWFQLYHPTENRLRDDMIQRAAQAECSVLVILSDVPTFGFRPRDIRNGLAMPPKMSVKNILQILGRPEWAMKTLIHGQPNFETLKPYMPKNLDLKQLGKFMDQTFTGRLNEEKIKPIRDMWKGKLVIKGVASEMDAEKAIRLGIDGIIVSNHGGRQLDAGESTIRPLTRIAEKYSAQIKVMMDSGLRSGPDIARTMASGAEFTFLGRSFMYGVAALGNEGGNHTISLLKTELQQVMEQICCENTLDFPNHLIKKIK; encoded by the coding sequence ATGAGCAAAGCCAAACTTGCCATCAATAATAAATACCCTTCAGTTACCGACCTAAGAAATAAAGCGAAGAAGAAGATTCCAAAATTCGCTTTTGAATATTTGGACGGCGGATGTAATGAAGATGTAAACCTTATTAAAAATACGTCTGAAATTAGAGAGGTTGAGTTGACTCCCAGCTATTTAAGCAAGCATACGGGTTCTAATATGAAAACCGAACTATTTGGTCATACTTATGATGCACCCTTTGGTATTGCCCCTGTTGGTCTCCAAGGACTCATGTGGCCTAATGCTCCAGAAATATTAGCAAAGGCAGCATTCGAGCATAATGTTCCTTTTGTGTTAAGTACTGTATCTACAAGTAGTATTGAAAGAATATCAGAAATAACCGAGGGTCAGGCCTGGTTTCAATTATACCACCCCACCGAGAATAGATTACGAGACGATATGATTCAAAGAGCTGCTCAGGCGGAATGTTCTGTTTTGGTCATTTTATCAGATGTACCTACTTTCGGATTTAGACCTAGAGATATTAGAAATGGTTTGGCAATGCCACCAAAAATGAGTGTAAAGAATATTCTTCAAATTTTAGGAAGACCAGAATGGGCTATGAAAACCCTTATTCACGGACAACCTAATTTTGAAACGCTCAAACCTTATATGCCTAAAAATCTAGATTTAAAGCAACTAGGTAAATTCATGGACCAAACCTTTACAGGTAGATTAAATGAAGAGAAAATAAAACCTATTCGCGATATGTGGAAGGGTAAATTGGTGATAAAAGGTGTTGCTTCTGAAATGGATGCAGAGAAAGCTATTCGTCTGGGCATCGATGGTATCATTGTTTCTAACCATGGTGGTAGACAACTAGATGCCGGCGAATCTACTATTAGACCATTAACGAGAATTGCCGAGAAATATAGCGCCCAAATTAAAGTAATGATGGATAGTGGTTTACGCTCTGGTCCAGATATTGCAAGAACAATGGCTTCTGGTGCAGAATTTACCTTTTTGGGTCGTTCGTTTATGTACGGCGTAGCAGCATTAGGAAATGAAGGTGGAAACCACACTATTTCACTTTTAAAAACCGAATTACAACAGGTAATGGAACAAATTTGCTGTGAAAACACGTTAGATTTTCCCAACCATTTGATTAAGAAAATCAAATAA
- a CDS encoding DUF4861 family protein has protein sequence MNQIHLKYCAAIVTLLLVSCGSEKKPLEIEVVNSLDVDRSFETVEVDLDLLKSSETLKLVSGKSYQINEVGSDVELVSQLSDNDGDGTADVLLFQPEIAANSSKLFNISLKDSEAQTDEIPTCYSRFVPERTDDYAWENDRVAFRTYGPVAQKMIEDSIPGGTLSSGMDAWLKRVDYPIINKWYKKELETDGSYHEDDGEGLDNFHVGTSRGVGGIAVKVDTTYRFSKNFTEYKTIETGPLRTSFWITYAPWKAGDKNVVEKKFISLDKGSNLTKFRVEVEGSDTLSVGLTLHEKDGEVTTKVEEGWVSYWEPYFGSDLGTGIVAPSNTLLGYDKYVTDAKDLSNLYAQLKVDDGVVVYYTGFGWKKSKQFNTKVEWNNYLKQFAEKINAPLEVRVK, from the coding sequence ATGAACCAGATTCATTTAAAATACTGTGCAGCAATTGTAACCTTATTGTTGGTAAGCTGCGGTAGTGAAAAAAAACCGCTAGAAATTGAGGTTGTTAATAGTTTAGATGTTGATCGTTCTTTTGAGACTGTAGAAGTTGATTTAGATCTTTTGAAATCTAGCGAAACTTTAAAACTTGTATCTGGTAAATCTTATCAAATAAATGAAGTAGGAAGTGATGTAGAGTTGGTTTCGCAATTAAGTGATAATGATGGTGATGGTACTGCAGATGTACTTTTGTTTCAACCAGAAATAGCAGCAAATTCAAGTAAGTTATTTAACATATCGCTAAAAGATAGCGAAGCTCAGACAGATGAAATACCAACATGTTATTCAAGATTTGTACCAGAGCGTACCGATGATTACGCTTGGGAAAATGATAGGGTAGCTTTTAGAACTTATGGACCTGTTGCGCAAAAAATGATAGAGGATAGTATCCCTGGAGGTACACTTTCAAGCGGAATGGATGCGTGGTTGAAAAGAGTAGATTATCCTATAATTAATAAGTGGTATAAGAAAGAATTGGAGACAGATGGTTCTTACCACGAAGATGATGGCGAAGGCTTAGATAATTTTCATGTAGGTACCAGTAGAGGAGTTGGCGGTATAGCGGTTAAAGTAGATACCACGTATCGGTTTTCTAAAAACTTTACCGAATATAAAACCATCGAAACCGGACCTTTACGAACAAGTTTTTGGATTACCTATGCACCTTGGAAAGCAGGCGATAAAAACGTTGTTGAGAAGAAATTTATTTCTTTGGATAAAGGCAGTAACCTTACTAAATTCAGGGTAGAGGTTGAAGGTTCTGATACGCTGTCTGTAGGACTTACATTGCATGAGAAAGATGGTGAAGTAACTACCAAGGTCGAAGAAGGTTGGGTAAGTTATTGGGAACCTTATTTTGGTTCTGACTTAGGTACCGGTATTGTAGCCCCATCGAACACGTTGTTGGGCTATGATAAATATGTAACCGATGCAAAAGACTTAAGCAATCTGTATGCACAACTAAAAGTTGATGATGGTGTAGTTGTTTATTACACCGGATTTGGTTGGAAAAAAAGTAAGCAATTCAACACCAAAGTAGAGTGGAACAACTATTTAAAGCAGTTTGCTGAAAAAATAAATGCACCTTTAGAAGTGAGGGTGAAGTAA
- a CDS encoding gluconate 5-dehydrogenase, translated as MSTELFNLKGKVALVTGSTHGLGMAMAKGLGLAGAKLIVNGNSSQSKIDDAVAFYKSLGIEAYGFKFNVTDDAAVIKAVNDIQATVGSIDILVNNAGIIKRTPLEEMEVEDFKEVINVDLVSPFIVSKHVVKTMIAKKQGKIINICSMMSELGRNTVGAYAAAKGGLKMLTQNMATEWAKHNIQVNGIGPGYFATSQTAPIRVDGHPFNEFILNRTPAAKWGDPDDLSGAAIFLSSKASDFVNGHILYVDGGILATIGKPSNEN; from the coding sequence ATGTCTACTGAACTATTTAATTTAAAAGGAAAAGTTGCTTTAGTAACGGGTAGCACGCATGGTCTTGGTATGGCAATGGCGAAAGGCTTAGGATTGGCAGGTGCAAAGCTGATTGTTAATGGTAATTCGTCTCAATCTAAAATTGATGATGCAGTTGCATTTTATAAGTCTTTAGGTATTGAAGCTTACGGATTCAAATTTAATGTCACCGATGATGCTGCCGTTATAAAAGCCGTAAACGATATACAAGCAACAGTGGGTTCTATTGATATTTTAGTAAATAATGCTGGAATTATTAAAAGAACACCATTGGAAGAAATGGAAGTCGAAGACTTTAAAGAAGTAATCAATGTTGATTTGGTGAGTCCGTTCATTGTATCTAAACACGTGGTGAAAACCATGATTGCGAAGAAGCAAGGTAAGATTATCAATATTTGCTCAATGATGAGTGAGTTGGGTAGAAATACTGTTGGTGCTTATGCTGCCGCAAAAGGCGGTTTAAAAATGCTGACACAAAATATGGCTACAGAATGGGCTAAGCATAATATTCAAGTAAACGGTATTGGTCCGGGATATTTTGCTACGAGTCAAACTGCACCGATTCGGGTTGATGGTCACCCGTTCAATGAGTTTATTTTGAATAGAACACCAGCCGCAAAATGGGGAGATCCAGATGATTTATCGGGTGCCGCTATATTTTTATCATCTAAAGCGAGCGATTTTGTAAACGGACATATTTTATACGTTGATGGTGGTATTTTGGCAACCATTGGTAAACCAAGTAATGAAAACTAA
- the kduI gene encoding 5-dehydro-4-deoxy-D-glucuronate isomerase — protein sequence MSTTYQTRYASSPEAVKKYDTTALRDEFLIDDLMKKGEINLTYTHYDRYIAGSAVPESDLKLETIDPLKAEFFLERREMGIINVGESGAVEVDGTTYSLGHKDALYIGMGAKEVVFKSDDPKKPAKFYINSAPAHTNYPTKKVSLEEANKLELGSLETANHRTVSQMIIGGVVTTCQLQMGMTKLKTGSVWNTMPAHVHDRRMEVYFYLDVPEGQAVCHFMGQPQETRHIWMHNHQAVISPPWSIHCGSGTSNYTFIWGMAGENLDYSDMDVAAITDLK from the coding sequence ATGTCTACAACCTATCAAACAAGATATGCTTCTAGTCCTGAAGCAGTTAAAAAATATGATACCACAGCTTTAAGAGATGAATTTCTGATTGATGACCTTATGAAAAAGGGTGAGATCAATTTAACATATACTCATTATGACCGCTATATAGCGGGCTCTGCGGTACCAGAATCTGATTTGAAATTAGAAACTATTGACCCGTTAAAGGCTGAATTTTTCTTGGAAAGAAGAGAAATGGGTATTATTAATGTAGGAGAATCGGGTGCAGTTGAGGTAGATGGTACCACGTATAGCTTAGGACATAAGGATGCTTTGTATATTGGTATGGGAGCAAAAGAAGTCGTTTTTAAAAGTGACGACCCTAAAAAACCGGCAAAGTTTTATATCAATTCGGCACCGGCGCATACCAACTATCCTACGAAAAAGGTAAGCTTAGAAGAAGCTAACAAATTAGAATTGGGTTCACTAGAGACGGCAAATCATAGAACGGTTAGTCAAATGATCATTGGAGGTGTGGTTACTACTTGTCAATTGCAAATGGGAATGACCAAGTTAAAAACCGGAAGTGTTTGGAATACCATGCCGGCACACGTACATGATCGTAGAATGGAAGTATACTTTTATTTAGATGTGCCAGAGGGTCAGGCAGTGTGTCATTTTATGGGGCAACCACAAGAAACACGACATATATGGATGCATAACCACCAAGCCGTAATTTCACCACCATGGTCTATTCACTGTGGATCAGGTACTTCTAATTATACATTTATATGGGGTATGGCGGGTGAGAATTTAGATTATAGCGATATGGATGTTGCGGCAATAACAGATTTAAAATAA
- a CDS encoding DUF6250 domain-containing protein, with amino-acid sequence MNLRNIPYCKTVILVLFTVLFNYGCAQTSKVLSLNDTLEVRSILLHEENFNDDLSSWQVEQMPGGISEIKNSKLEIDDASGCTIWYKKELSGPIMIEYDTYIISDGGKNDRVSDMNCFWMATDMEHPDDLFKNSAKRHGKFSNYDGLRLYYMGVGGHDNSKTRFRRYVGNGDRPLLDEHDFSKSEFLLQPNTTYHIRIIAYNNVIQYYRNGVKMIDLYDADPYTKGHFGFRTVKNHMTIDNFKVYRLKQ; translated from the coding sequence ATGAATTTAAGGAACATTCCATATTGTAAAACGGTAATATTGGTGCTGTTTACTGTACTGTTCAATTATGGGTGTGCCCAAACTTCTAAAGTTCTTTCTCTGAATGATACTTTAGAGGTACGTTCTATTTTACTTCATGAAGAGAATTTTAATGATGATTTAAGCTCTTGGCAGGTGGAGCAGATGCCTGGTGGAATTTCTGAAATTAAAAACAGCAAGCTTGAAATTGATGATGCCTCAGGGTGTACAATTTGGTATAAAAAGGAGTTGTCAGGTCCAATAATGATCGAGTACGATACCTACATCATTTCTGATGGAGGAAAGAATGACCGAGTGTCTGATATGAATTGTTTTTGGATGGCTACGGATATGGAACATCCTGATGATTTATTTAAGAACTCTGCAAAGCGTCATGGTAAATTTTCCAACTATGATGGTCTGCGCTTATATTATATGGGCGTCGGTGGTCATGATAATTCTAAAACCAGATTTAGACGCTATGTTGGCAATGGAGACCGACCCTTATTGGACGAACATGATTTCTCTAAATCAGAATTTTTGTTGCAGCCCAATACAACTTATCATATTAGAATCATCGCCTATAATAATGTAATTCAATATTATAGAAACGGAGTGAAAATGATCGATTTATATGATGCCGATCCATATACGAAAGGTCATTTCGGTTTTAGAACTGTGAAAAATCACATGACAATAGATAACTTTAAAGTGTACAGATTAAAACAATAA
- a CDS encoding arylsulfatase yields the protein MFLQSILKRSNRIFTFFIGSITILFFSCEEKKEITTEKEAKPNVILILVDDQGYGDIAALGNPYIKTPNIDKLHATSARFTDYHVNPTCAPTRAALLTGHNANRAGVWHTINGRSLLLERETTMADIFKENGYATSIFGKWHLGDNYPFRPQDNGFDEVLSHGGGGMEQTMDYWDNDYFDDMYVHNGELKRFEGYSTDIWFNEAIKHIEKNKDKPFFCYLPTNTAHSPYFVADKYIEPYKDNEDIPLPAFYGMIANIDENIGKLVDYLETSELMDNTILIFTTDNGTAQGARTEGHRLDGFIKKGYNAGMRGVKASKYEGGHRVPLFIHWKNGGITVGKDIDELTAHFDVLPTLVEMCDLEVDTAISFDGKSLLPLINDESEDFKERIVITNSQRTENPEPWRRTSLMQGKWRLVDSTELYNLATDPEQRDNIASKHPEKMAEFKKAYDQWWQDLLPGYDDLPRIYVGNENENPAKLYCHDWHTDGDSPWHQRHIRTGYMDNGYWAIHVDEPGTYSIKLRRWPEETQLALNATAAVRPAKEGTSVSASKAGKSLPITKARLKVQETDSEIAVDPTQEYAEFKVELTKGEANLQTWFTLKNEKTLGAYFVSVEKME from the coding sequence ATGTTTTTACAATCAATACTTAAACGTTCGAATAGAATATTTACATTTTTTATAGGATCCATAACAATATTATTTTTTTCATGTGAAGAAAAGAAGGAAATCACAACAGAGAAAGAAGCAAAGCCGAATGTTATTTTAATATTGGTAGATGATCAAGGTTATGGAGATATAGCGGCATTGGGTAATCCGTATATAAAAACGCCTAACATAGATAAACTACATGCAACAAGTGCCCGGTTTACAGATTATCATGTAAACCCCACCTGTGCGCCAACAAGGGCAGCATTGCTAACGGGTCATAACGCCAATAGAGCAGGAGTATGGCATACCATAAACGGTAGATCTTTATTGTTGGAGCGTGAAACAACTATGGCTGACATATTTAAGGAAAACGGCTATGCCACCTCAATATTCGGAAAATGGCATTTAGGCGATAACTATCCGTTTAGACCACAAGATAATGGCTTTGATGAGGTGCTTTCTCACGGTGGTGGCGGTATGGAGCAAACCATGGATTATTGGGATAATGACTATTTTGATGATATGTATGTGCATAACGGAGAGCTAAAAAGATTTGAAGGTTATAGTACCGATATCTGGTTCAATGAAGCCATTAAGCATATAGAGAAAAATAAAGACAAACCCTTCTTTTGTTACCTGCCTACAAATACGGCACATTCCCCATATTTTGTAGCTGATAAATATATAGAACCCTATAAGGATAATGAGGATATTCCCTTACCTGCTTTTTATGGCATGATCGCCAATATAGATGAGAATATAGGGAAGCTTGTAGACTATTTGGAAACCTCAGAACTTATGGATAATACCATTCTGATCTTTACCACAGATAACGGTACGGCTCAAGGAGCAAGAACGGAAGGGCATAGATTGGATGGTTTTATTAAAAAAGGATATAATGCAGGTATGCGTGGTGTGAAGGCAAGTAAGTATGAAGGCGGACACCGAGTTCCTTTATTTATTCATTGGAAGAATGGTGGAATTACAGTTGGTAAAGATATTGATGAGCTAACGGCACATTTTGATGTATTGCCTACCTTGGTAGAAATGTGCGATCTAGAAGTAGATACAGCTATATCTTTTGATGGAAAAAGTTTGCTGCCTTTGATCAATGACGAAAGTGAAGATTTTAAAGAGCGAATTGTTATTACTAATTCTCAACGTACCGAAAACCCAGAACCATGGCGAAGAACTTCTTTAATGCAAGGTAAATGGCGATTGGTAGATAGTACCGAGTTATATAATTTGGCTACAGACCCTGAGCAGCGAGATAATATAGCTTCCAAACATCCTGAGAAAATGGCGGAGTTTAAGAAAGCTTATGATCAGTGGTGGCAAGATTTGCTACCTGGGTATGATGATCTACCAAGAATTTATGTGGGTAACGAAAATGAAAATCCGGCAAAATTATATTGTCATGATTGGCATACTGACGGTGATAGTCCGTGGCACCAAAGACATATCAGAACTGGCTATATGGATAATGGGTATTGGGCAATTCATGTAGATGAACCAGGAACGTATTCTATAAAATTACGTAGATGGCCAGAAGAAACACAGTTAGCTTTAAATGCAACTGCAGCTGTAAGACCGGCAAAAGAAGGGACTAGTGTATCTGCAAGTAAGGCGGGTAAATCATTACCTATTACCAAGGCTAGATTAAAAGTACAGGAAACCGACAGTGAAATAGCGGTAGATCCTACACAAGAATATGCCGAATTTAAGGTGGAACTAACCAAGGGCGAGGCTAATTTACAAACCTGGTTTACTTTAAAGAACGAAAAAACCTTAGGGGCATATTTTGTAAGTGTGGAGAAAATGGAATAA